A region from the Microtus ochrogaster isolate Prairie Vole_2 unplaced genomic scaffold, MicOch1.0 UNK43, whole genome shotgun sequence genome encodes:
- the LOC101980022 gene encoding olfactory receptor 2L13-like produces the protein MEKWNQTSNDFILLGLFPQNQTGLLFLLLIISIFSVALLGNSAMIHLIRVDPKLHTPMYFLLSQLSLMDLMHISTTVPKMAFNFLTGKKNISFLGCGVQSFFFLTMACSEGLLLASMAYDRFVAICHPLHYPIRMSKMMCLKMIIGSWTLGSINALSHTIYVLHIPYCHSRSINHFLCDIPAMIPLACMDTWVYEYMVFLSTGLFLLFPFLGITASYGRVLFAVFHMHSKEGRKKALTTCSTHLTVVSFFYAPFVYTYLRPRSLRTPTEDKILAVFYTILTPMLNPIIYSLRNKEVLGAMTRVFGIFCSTKH, from the coding sequence ATGGAGAAATGGAATCAGACCtcaaatgatttcattttattaggATTGTTTCCACAAAACCAAACAGGCCTACTATTTCTGCTGCTTATCATCTCTATATTCTCTGTGGCCTTGCTTGGGAACTCAGCAATGATCCACCTCATTCGTGTGGATCCCAAGctacacacacccatgtactttcTCCTCAGTCAGCTTTCTCTTATGGACCTGATGCATATTTCTACCACTGTTCCCAAGATGGCATTCAACTTCCTCACTGGTAAGAAAAACATTTCCTTCCTGGGCTGTGGAGTGCAATCCTTCTTCTTTCTCACCATGGCATGTTCTGAGGGCTTGCTCTTGGCTTCCATGGCCTATGACCGTTTTGTGGCCATCTGCCACCCTCTACATTATCCCATTCGCATGAGCAAAATGATGTGCCTGAAGATGATCATAGGATCTTGGACACTGGGCTCCATTAATGCCTTATCACATACAATTTATGTTCTTCATATTCCTTACTGCCATTCTAGGTCCATTAACCATTTCTTATGTGATATTCCAGCCATGATTCCCCTTGCCTGTATGGACACTTGGGTTTATGAGTATATGGTGTTCCTGAGCACAGGCctctttctcttatttcctttcCTTGGCATCACAGCTTCCTATGGACGGGTTCTTTTTGCTGTCTTCCATATGCActcaaaagagggaagaaaaaaggcttTAACCACATGTTCCACTCATTTAACTGTGGTGTCATTTTTTTATGCACCTTTTGTCTACACTTATCTTCGACCTAGAAGTCTCCGTACACCCACAGAAGATAAGATTCTGGCTGTCTTCTACACTATCCTCACCCCCATGCTGAACCCCATCATCTATAGTCTGAGAAATAAAGAAGTTCTGGGAGCCATGACAAGAGTCTTTGGGATATTCTGTTCTACTAAACATTGA